A single genomic interval of Romboutsia ilealis harbors:
- a CDS encoding FecCD family ABC transporter permease, whose product MKKINRKKVAYILMLVGIVLLLVGIGTSISLGAKNIDLSTIVNSILHDSNDINTKIIRDVRIPRAIAAALVGGFLAVAGAIMQGITRNPIAEPSVMGITQGATFMIAVALVIQRMFPDLIISSFTMMMFAFAGASISGLLVYFVSSRSMRKVDPVKLALAGTALGTLLISLAMGISMYFNLSQQLTFWISGGVTGAKWSSITLLAIIGGGALIGAILMAPKITILSLGEEIAIGLGQKTNKIRFISILLVILLTGASVSVAGNIVFVGLIIPQIVRGIVGADYKYIIPSSMVFGSVLLVYSDILARMINPPYETPIGSLTALLGVPVFIYLVRKDTK is encoded by the coding sequence ATGAAAAAGATTAATAGAAAGAAAGTCGCATATATACTTATGCTTGTAGGTATAGTATTGTTACTAGTTGGAATAGGAACCTCTATTTCTTTAGGAGCAAAAAATATAGACTTATCAACAATAGTCAATAGTATATTACATGATAGTAATGATATAAATACTAAAATAATTAGAGATGTAAGAATACCTAGAGCTATTGCAGCAGCTCTTGTAGGAGGATTTTTAGCAGTAGCAGGTGCAATAATGCAAGGTATAACTAGAAATCCTATAGCAGAACCATCTGTAATGGGGATAACACAAGGTGCTACATTTATGATAGCTGTGGCTTTAGTTATACAAAGAATGTTTCCAGATTTAATAATAAGTAGTTTTACAATGATGATGTTTGCATTTGCAGGTGCAAGTATAAGTGGACTTTTAGTTTATTTTGTAAGTTCAAGAAGTATGAGAAAAGTAGACCCTGTAAAACTTGCGCTGGCAGGAACGGCATTGGGTACATTATTAATATCATTAGCTATGGGTATATCAATGTACTTTAACTTATCTCAACAGCTTACGTTCTGGATATCGGGAGGAGTAACTGGAGCAAAGTGGAGTAGTATAACACTACTTGCCATAATAGGAGGAGGAGCTTTAATTGGAGCAATACTTATGGCACCTAAAATAACTATACTAAGCTTGGGTGAAGAAATAGCTATAGGATTAGGACAAAAAACAAATAAAATAAGATTTATAAGTATATTACTAGTAATATTATTAACTGGTGCGTCTGTTTCTGTTGCAGGTAATATAGTTTTTGTAGGACTTATAATTCCACAAATAGTAAGAGGAATAGTTGGTGCAGATTATAAATATATAATACCAAGTTCCATGGTATTTGGTTCGGTTTTACTAGTATATAGTGATATTTTAGCAAGAATGATAAACCCACCATATGAAACTCCAATAGGTTCATTAACTGCATTATTAGGAGTACCAGTATTTATCTATCTTGTTAGAAAGGATACAAAATAG
- a CDS encoding FecCD family ABC transporter permease — protein sequence MNIKKNKKFIIVIAILVAMIFGTFLISLNMGSLSISPGDVIKTLIGQGTKAHEIAIFKLRLPRIVIGILVGTALAVAGTILQGVTKNDLADSGILGINSGAALFVVIYIFLMNGNVYDGVSNLTIFTMPIVALSGALFGAFLIYILAWKNGINSSRLLLVGIGINIAFTSILTIFQLRFTTQEFNRVMAWTNGSIWGTNWNYVIAVLPFILVITLLAMYKSRYLDALNLGDEVATGLGVEVEKERVKLIILAVVLAGVATSVAGSIGFLGLVAPHIARKLVGPKHKKLIPTAALVGSTILLVADTIARNIIAPRELSVGIVVAIIGVPYFIYLMLAD from the coding sequence ATGAATATAAAGAAAAATAAAAAATTTATAATAGTTATTGCTATATTAGTAGCAATGATATTTGGGACTTTTTTAATTAGTTTAAATATGGGTTCATTATCAATATCACCTGGTGATGTTATAAAAACATTAATAGGACAAGGCACAAAAGCACACGAAATAGCAATATTTAAATTAAGATTACCTAGAATAGTAATTGGAATACTTGTAGGAACAGCATTAGCAGTAGCTGGTACTATACTTCAAGGTGTTACGAAAAATGATTTAGCAGACTCAGGGATACTTGGTATAAACTCAGGAGCTGCATTATTCGTTGTTATATATATATTCTTAATGAATGGAAATGTATATGATGGTGTAAGTAACCTTACAATATTTACAATGCCAATAGTAGCTCTTAGTGGTGCATTATTTGGAGCATTTTTAATATATATACTTGCATGGAAAAACGGAATAAATTCATCAAGATTATTATTAGTAGGGATAGGTATAAATATAGCCTTTACATCAATACTTACTATTTTCCAATTAAGATTTACTACACAAGAATTTAATAGAGTAATGGCTTGGACAAACGGAAGTATATGGGGAACTAACTGGAATTATGTTATAGCAGTTTTACCATTTATATTAGTAATTACTTTATTAGCAATGTATAAATCAAGATATTTAGATGCACTAAACTTAGGTGATGAAGTAGCCACTGGTTTAGGTGTAGAAGTAGAAAAAGAAAGAGTAAAATTAATAATACTTGCAGTTGTACTAGCAGGGGTTGCAACGTCTGTAGCAGGAAGTATCGGATTTTTAGGATTAGTTGCACCTCATATAGCAAGAAAGTTAGTAGGACCAAAACATAAAAAATTAATACCTACGGCAGCACTTGTAGGAAGTACAATACTTTTAGTGGCAGATACTATAGCAAGAAATATAATAGCACCTAGAGAATTATCAGTTGGTATAGTAGTAGCGATAATAGGTGTACCATACTTTATTTATCTAATGTTAGCAGACTAG
- a CDS encoding ABC transporter ATP-binding protein, protein MSCISTKNLNISYGNLDIVKDLNLDIPKGKITTIIGSNGCGKSTILKTIARIIQAKSGDIFVNNINIKEQSPKDLAKVMAVLPQSPQAPSGLTVEELIAYGRFPHQKGFGKMRKEDEDIVTWALKSTGIEEFRDRPIEALSGGQRQRAWIAMALAQQTEILILDEPTTYLDLAHQLEILKLLEELNKKQGTTIVMVIHELNNAARFADNMIGVKKGQVVCQGTAHEVMTKENLKELFNIDAEIVEDPRNNKPVCLTYDMLV, encoded by the coding sequence ATGAGCTGTATAAGTACTAAAAACTTAAACATTTCTTATGGAAATTTAGATATAGTAAAAGATTTAAATTTAGATATACCAAAAGGTAAAATAACTACAATAATAGGTTCAAATGGTTGTGGTAAATCTACAATATTAAAAACAATAGCAAGAATTATACAAGCAAAAAGTGGAGATATATTTGTAAATAATATAAATATAAAAGAACAAAGTCCAAAGGACTTGGCTAAAGTAATGGCGGTTTTACCTCAAAGTCCACAAGCACCAAGCGGGCTTACAGTAGAAGAGTTAATAGCTTACGGAAGATTCCCTCATCAAAAGGGATTTGGAAAAATGAGAAAAGAAGATGAAGATATAGTAACATGGGCACTTAAATCAACTGGAATAGAAGAATTTAGAGATAGACCTATAGAAGCTTTATCAGGAGGGCAAAGACAAAGAGCTTGGATAGCTATGGCACTAGCTCAACAAACTGAAATACTTATACTTGATGAGCCAACAACATATTTAGATTTAGCTCATCAATTAGAAATACTAAAGTTATTAGAAGAGTTAAATAAAAAGCAAGGTACAACTATAGTCATGGTTATACATGAACTTAACAATGCTGCTAGATTTGCAGACAATATGATAGGTGTAAAAAAAGGACAAGTAGTTTGCCAAGGAACTGCTCATGAAGTTATGACAAAAGAAAACTTAAAAGAGTTATTCAATATAGATGCTGAGATAGTTGAAGACCCTAGAAATAACAAGCCTGTATGTTTAACTTATGATATGTTAGTTTAG
- a CDS encoding MATE family efflux transporter, giving the protein MESQVVIKDELKEEKIWRLIIKYSVPAILAMMITSLYNTVDRAFIGSMKDIGALAISGLGVTMPILTILGAFCVGLAVGGSTNIAIKLGEGNKEEAEKSLGNTIAIELLVGIVMMIISVFYLEDILYFFGASNDTIKYSMDYMSVIMCGAWFNLPGFAMNSVIRAEGNPKLASNMMIIGCLLNLILDPIFIFGFNMGIKGAAVGTVICQLVICLWSGYYFTFGKSNLKLKLKNIRIESKIIKGIVVIALTPFCMELASGFIHLITNKVLKLYGGDLAIGAMTAITSINLLFMMPVYGISQGMQTIIAYNYGAKQFDRSKKALSIGILGAIGILSFGLISILLFPKQFISIFTKDARLMELALNGISIYSLTLPAIGICILGTVYFQSIGSAKKSIVLSLLRQVIVFIPLILLVPKYFGLNGVWAAQPLADIVSMIIIGLFLIKEFKDCKL; this is encoded by the coding sequence ATGGAAAGTCAAGTAGTAATAAAAGATGAATTAAAAGAAGAGAAAATTTGGCGTTTAATTATAAAATATTCAGTACCAGCTATTTTAGCGATGATGATAACGTCTTTATACAATACAGTGGATAGAGCATTTATAGGTTCTATGAAAGATATAGGAGCATTGGCTATATCTGGACTTGGCGTTACAATGCCAATACTTACAATACTAGGTGCATTTTGTGTTGGTCTTGCAGTTGGGGGAAGTACAAATATAGCAATTAAACTAGGAGAAGGAAATAAAGAAGAAGCTGAAAAATCATTAGGTAATACTATAGCAATAGAATTATTAGTTGGTATAGTAATGATGATAATATCAGTATTCTACTTAGAAGATATACTATACTTCTTTGGAGCGAGTAATGATACCATAAAATACTCAATGGATTATATGAGTGTAATAATGTGTGGTGCATGGTTTAACTTACCAGGATTTGCAATGAACAGTGTCATAAGAGCTGAAGGAAATCCTAAACTTGCATCTAATATGATGATAATAGGTTGCCTACTTAATTTAATACTAGATCCAATATTTATATTTGGATTTAATATGGGGATTAAAGGAGCAGCAGTAGGAACTGTAATATGTCAGTTAGTAATTTGTTTATGGTCAGGATATTACTTTACTTTTGGTAAATCAAATTTAAAGTTAAAATTAAAAAATATAAGAATAGAATCAAAAATAATAAAGGGAATTGTAGTAATAGCTTTAACACCATTTTGTATGGAACTTGCGTCAGGATTTATACATTTAATAACTAATAAAGTTCTAAAATTATATGGTGGAGATTTAGCAATAGGTGCTATGACAGCTATAACATCTATAAACTTATTATTTATGATGCCTGTATATGGAATAAGTCAAGGTATGCAAACTATAATTGCATATAATTATGGTGCTAAGCAATTTGATAGATCTAAAAAAGCATTATCAATAGGAATATTAGGGGCAATTGGAATTTTATCATTTGGGCTTATATCGATTTTATTATTCCCTAAACAGTTTATAAGTATATTTACTAAAGATGCTAGACTTATGGAGTTAGCATTAAATGGAATATCTATTTACTCATTAACACTACCTGCAATAGGTATATGCATATTAGGAACGGTTTATTTCCAATCGATAGGTAGTGCAAAAAAATCAATAGTACTTAGTTTATTAAGACAAGTTATTGTATTTATACCATTAATATTGCTAGTACCGAAGTACTTTGGACTAAATGGAGTATGGGCAGCTCAGCCGTTAGCAGATATAGTGTCAATGATTATAATAGGATTATTCTTGATAAAAGAATTTAAAGATTGTAAATTATAG
- a CDS encoding threonine/serine exporter family protein, producing the protein MIEKNTHEYKKDVLRLATFIGQLMLSNGAETYRVDDTVKRICSSRGFTHINVFVAPNTIIISDDRFDGYTFMKVIESRCINLNKIDLLNDFSRRFVSQADMSVGNAIKELKNLEEKSPHTQRAVNIWTAIGSSSFAVLAGGDDVLTFMLTLITSVMAMIIYNEVKKISNIPVFATLVSSIIIGLCGVGLVEIGILNTPKMLIVGSIMPLLPGVPFIKAIRDLVSGELMSGVGRAIDAGIIATAIAVGVGIAMNIYVRFGGVL; encoded by the coding sequence ATGATTGAGAAAAATACTCACGAATATAAAAAAGATGTTTTAAGGTTAGCTACATTTATAGGTCAACTTATGCTTAGCAATGGAGCTGAAACGTATAGGGTGGATGATACTGTAAAAAGAATTTGTAGTTCACGAGGATTTACTCATATAAATGTATTTGTGGCGCCTAACACAATTATAATATCTGATGATAGATTTGATGGATATACATTTATGAAAGTAATAGAAAGTAGATGTATAAATTTAAATAAAATAGACTTATTAAATGATTTTTCTAGAAGGTTTGTTAGTCAAGCTGACATGTCAGTAGGTAATGCAATAAAAGAATTAAAAAATCTAGAAGAAAAATCACCACATACACAAAGAGCTGTAAATATATGGACAGCAATTGGTTCTTCTAGTTTTGCTGTATTAGCTGGAGGGGATGATGTATTAACATTTATGCTAACTCTTATAACATCAGTAATGGCTATGATTATATATAATGAAGTTAAGAAAATAAGTAATATACCTGTTTTTGCTACATTAGTATCGTCAATAATTATAGGTCTTTGCGGAGTAGGTCTTGTAGAGATTGGAATACTAAATACACCAAAGATGTTGATAGTAGGGTCTATAATGCCACTTTTACCAGGAGTACCATTTATAAAGGCTATAAGAGATTTAGTATCAGGAGAGCTTATGTCAGGAGTAGGACGAGCGATTGATGCAGGAATTATTGCCACAGCTATTGCAGTAGGTGTAGGTATAGCAATGAATATATATGTTAGATTTGGAGGCGTATTATAA
- a CDS encoding threonine/serine exporter family protein: protein MIWMPMYIHVIFSYLAAVGFAVFLNSPKKTLYVAGGIGMISWVIYVLLMRINIDMMTSNFIGASIAALLSEILARKMKKPTILFIVPGIITLIPGLGLYNTMSYVVEGDFQLAFTTGANVLLASGAIALGVIVISSLFRTYYKNLKERLHINKAS from the coding sequence ATGATTTGGATGCCTATGTATATACATGTGATATTTTCATATTTAGCAGCAGTTGGGTTTGCAGTATTTTTGAACTCTCCTAAGAAAACACTTTATGTAGCTGGTGGTATAGGAATGATATCATGGGTAATATATGTACTTTTAATGAGAATTAATATTGATATGATGACTTCGAATTTTATAGGAGCATCTATTGCAGCTTTACTAAGTGAAATATTAGCAAGAAAGATGAAAAAACCTACTATATTATTTATAGTTCCTGGAATAATAACATTAATACCAGGTCTTGGACTATATAATACAATGTCTTATGTTGTAGAGGGAGATTTTCAATTAGCTTTTACTACAGGAGCTAATGTTCTTTTAGCAAGTGGAGCAATAGCCCTTGGAGTTATTGTGATTTCGTCTTTATTTAGGACATACTACAAAAATTTAAAAGAGAGGTTACACATTAATAAAGCTTCATAA
- a CDS encoding nitroreductase family protein gives MANLDFIYNRKSVRQFKDIPVPKEDIVELLKAGTYAPSPKHQQNWHFVVLQNKDIINKMADIVTKNHEKIGQLAKNEKDFKRHMSTINYYTCFKHAPVVIIVYSCEYKMIEYKILKENNAPQEVLDVLVSPQSAAQGIGAAVENILLAATQMGYGSCYMTGPTHSKKEIENLIGFEKEGYELMSMISLGVAEDDTPKQPSRKPLEDVVTFID, from the coding sequence ATGGCAAACTTAGATTTCATATACAACCGTAAAAGTGTAAGACAATTTAAAGATATACCTGTACCAAAAGAAGATATAGTTGAACTGTTAAAAGCAGGAACTTATGCACCATCTCCAAAGCATCAGCAAAATTGGCACTTTGTAGTATTACAAAACAAAGATATAATAAATAAAATGGCAGATATAGTAACTAAAAATCATGAAAAGATAGGACAGCTTGCAAAGAATGAAAAAGACTTTAAAAGACATATGAGTACAATAAACTATTATACATGTTTTAAACATGCTCCTGTAGTGATAATAGTGTATTCATGTGAATATAAGATGATAGAATATAAAATATTAAAGGAAAATAATGCTCCACAAGAGGTTCTAGATGTATTAGTATCTCCTCAATCAGCAGCACAAGGAATTGGAGCTGCAGTGGAAAATATTTTATTAGCAGCAACTCAAATGGGATATGGAAGTTGTTATATGACAGGCCCAACACATTCAAAAAAGGAAATAGAGAATCTTATAGGATTTGAAAAAGAAGGATATGAATTAATGTCTATGATTTCTTTAGGGGTTGCAGAAGATGATACTCCAAAACAACCATCTAGAAAGCCTTTAGAAGATGTTGTAACATTTATAGATTAA
- a CDS encoding helix-turn-helix domain-containing protein: MDCKKIGSLIYELRKDKKMTQKQIADLMNISDKTISKWERGLGCPDISLLPELSQILGVSIDQILSGQINLNDLVGGNMNKLKFYVCPQCGNLMTATGNATISCCGKTLDQLVAKKAEEGHKLDIEPVEDELYVTTNHEMTKEHYISFVAYVKGDRALITKQYPEWNMQFRFRKSGHGKLYFYCTDHGLFYQIV, translated from the coding sequence ATGGATTGTAAAAAAATTGGAAGTTTAATATATGAATTAAGAAAAGATAAGAAAATGACTCAAAAGCAAATAGCTGATTTAATGAATATAAGTGATAAAACAATAAGTAAATGGGAAAGAGGTTTAGGATGTCCTGATATTTCTTTACTTCCAGAATTATCACAAATATTAGGTGTAAGTATTGATCAAATATTATCGGGTCAGATAAATTTAAACGATTTAGTAGGAGGAAATATGAACAAATTAAAATTTTATGTATGTCCACAATGTGGGAATTTAATGACAGCTACCGGAAATGCTACAATATCTTGTTGTGGAAAAACATTAGACCAACTGGTTGCAAAGAAGGCGGAAGAAGGACATAAACTTGATATAGAACCTGTAGAAGATGAGTTATATGTTACAACTAATCATGAAATGACAAAGGAACATTATATATCTTTTGTTGCATACGTAAAGGGTGACAGAGCTCTTATTACGAAACAGTACCCAGAATGGAATATGCAATTTAGATTCCGTAAATCTGGTCACGGAAAATTATATTTCTATTGTACAGACCATGGGTTATTTTACCAAATAGTATAA
- the sstT gene encoding serine/threonine transporter SstT — protein MSELFARWNKISLVKRILIGLIIGVILALTIPEFASPIVIFGSLFVGALKAIAPILVFFLVTTAISQHKSGQKTNMKSIIILYLIGTFFAGLTAVVASFIFPINLTLGAEISDVTPPGGVIEVLKSLLMNVVDNPINALFNANYIGILSWSILLGLALRNAAESTKTVISNIADALSQIVRWIINFAPFGIMGLVFDSIATQGLDTLFGYGQLIVLLVGCMVFVAIVINPIIVYLGIRKNPYPLVFKCLKNSGITAFFTRSSAANIPVNMRLCQELNLDKDTYSVSIPLGATINMGGAAITISVLTLAAVHTLGIKVDIGMALLLSLLSAVSACGASGVAGGSLLLVPLACSLFGIPNDVAMQVVGVGFIVGVIQDSCETALNSSTDVLFTALAELSKKRRVEVRNLALERSKHN, from the coding sequence ATGAGCGAACTATTTGCAAGATGGAACAAAATAAGTTTAGTAAAACGAATTTTAATCGGATTAATAATTGGTGTTATATTAGCATTAACAATTCCAGAATTTGCTAGCCCGATAGTAATATTTGGTTCATTGTTCGTAGGAGCTTTGAAAGCAATTGCCCCAATATTGGTATTTTTCTTAGTAACGACAGCAATATCTCAACATAAAAGTGGTCAAAAAACTAATATGAAATCTATAATAATTCTTTATTTAATAGGAACATTTTTTGCAGGTCTTACTGCTGTTGTAGCAAGCTTTATATTTCCTATAAATCTTACACTTGGTGCTGAAATCAGTGATGTAACTCCTCCTGGTGGAGTTATAGAGGTGTTAAAAAGTTTACTTATGAATGTAGTTGATAATCCTATAAATGCATTATTTAATGCAAATTATATAGGTATATTATCATGGTCTATACTACTTGGTTTAGCATTGAGAAATGCAGCAGAATCTACTAAAACTGTGATAAGTAACATTGCAGATGCTTTATCTCAAATTGTTAGATGGATAATAAACTTTGCACCATTTGGGATAATGGGCCTTGTATTTGATAGTATAGCTACACAAGGATTGGACACTTTATTTGGATATGGTCAATTAATAGTTTTATTAGTTGGGTGTATGGTATTTGTAGCGATTGTAATAAATCCAATAATAGTATATTTAGGAATACGCAAAAATCCATATCCGTTAGTTTTTAAATGCTTAAAAAATAGTGGGATTACAGCATTTTTTACTCGTAGTTCAGCAGCTAATATTCCTGTAAATATGAGATTATGCCAAGAATTAAATCTAGATAAAGATACATATTCTGTATCGATACCTTTAGGAGCAACTATAAATATGGGAGGTGCTGCTATTACTATATCAGTATTGACTCTCGCAGCAGTTCATACTCTTGGTATTAAAGTCGATATAGGAATGGCTTTATTACTTAGTTTACTATCTGCTGTAAGTGCTTGTGGTGCGTCTGGTGTAGCAGGAGGCTCATTATTATTGGTACCTCTTGCATGTAGCTTATTTGGTATACCAAATGATGTAGCAATGCAAGTTGTTGGTGTTGGATTTATAGTTGGAGTAATACAAGATTCTTGTGAAACTGCACTTAACTCATCAACAGATGTACTTTTTACAGCTTTAGCTGAGTTATCAAAAAAACGTAGGGTAGAAGTTAGAAATTTAGCTTTAGAAAGAAGCAAACATAATTAA
- a CDS encoding cation:proton antiporter, protein MENTVEAIATNNLLLIFAAIAITGIVLGKLSEIIKLPDVILYLLAGIIIGPSLLNLISVQAFPIENNLILTFGSAFILFEGGKEINLRVLNKVKISVGMLATVGVVISALTVGLVSSKVFGLPILTALLLGSVIASTDPAALIPVFKQVTIKDKIKQTVVSESAFNDAVGAILVSTLLAVVTSGEFSAMESIKELVISTAVGISTGIIVGYILTALVSDKRVGIFHSYAPIMSVLKVALAYEIATMLHGSGYMAVFIAGLISGNKKLFGLWIPEIDFNSDHCFSENIGSLARMAIFVVLGTQVNLEALAKYWAPSLLIVIVLMFIARPLVILVSTLFDKNAKWTFKEKLFMMWVRETGVIPAALSGIIVSMKVPGYEIISSVVFMTILITLIVQASTTKFVAKKLGVLEEEEENKAEVLNIIA, encoded by the coding sequence GTGGAAAATACAGTTGAAGCAATAGCAACCAACAATTTACTTTTAATATTTGCAGCTATAGCTATAACAGGTATAGTATTAGGTAAATTAAGTGAAATTATAAAGTTACCAGATGTAATACTTTATTTATTAGCAGGAATTATAATAGGACCTTCATTATTAAACTTAATAAGTGTACAAGCTTTTCCAATAGAAAATAATCTTATACTTACTTTTGGGTCGGCATTTATATTATTTGAAGGTGGAAAAGAAATAAACTTAAGAGTACTGAATAAAGTTAAAATTAGTGTAGGTATGCTAGCAACTGTAGGAGTTGTAATATCTGCACTTACAGTAGGATTAGTATCAAGTAAAGTATTTGGATTACCTATATTAACAGCTTTACTTTTAGGATCTGTAATAGCATCTACTGATCCAGCGGCACTTATACCAGTTTTTAAACAAGTTACTATAAAAGATAAGATAAAACAAACTGTAGTTAGTGAGTCAGCATTTAATGATGCTGTAGGAGCTATATTAGTATCTACATTACTTGCAGTTGTGACTAGCGGTGAATTTTCTGCAATGGAAAGTATAAAAGAACTTGTAATATCTACTGCAGTAGGTATAAGTACAGGCATAATTGTAGGATATATTTTAACTGCATTAGTATCAGATAAAAGAGTAGGAATATTCCACTCATATGCTCCTATAATGTCAGTGTTAAAGGTAGCTTTAGCTTATGAAATAGCTACTATGTTACATGGAAGTGGATATATGGCAGTATTTATAGCAGGATTAATATCAGGTAATAAAAAGTTATTTGGGCTTTGGATACCAGAAATAGATTTTAATTCAGATCATTGTTTTTCTGAAAATATAGGATCATTAGCTCGTATGGCAATATTCGTAGTACTTGGTACACAAGTGAATTTAGAAGCACTTGCAAAATATTGGGCACCATCATTATTAATAGTAATTGTGTTAATGTTTATAGCAAGACCACTTGTAATATTGGTATCTACATTATTTGATAAAAATGCAAAATGGACATTTAAAGAAAAATTATTTATGATGTGGGTAAGAGAAACAGGTGTTATACCAGCAGCACTATCAGGAATAATAGTTTCTATGAAAGTTCCAGGATATGAGATAATATCATCAGTTGTATTTATGACAATACTGATAACTTTAATAGTTCAGGCAAGTACAACTAAATTTGTTGCTAAAAAACTTGGAGTTTTAGAAGAGGAAGAAGAAAATAAAGCGGAAGTATTAAATATTATAGCTTAA
- a CDS encoding bifunctional 5,10-methylenetetrahydrofolate dehydrogenase/5,10-methenyltetrahydrofolate cyclohydrolase, whose product MTTIIDGITMCEEKIKTYQNETKNIEIEIGKRPKFIIINASNDEGNARYIKGKIKEGEKAGLRVEVVKFEEDCNNEDVLNIINRCNEEKIPVILQLPTFKHLDTKKLMESINYNVDADGFAREWIGEINLGNDKKLAPATPKGVISLLEQYNVDIEGKIALVIGKSNHVGKPLCTMLMNRGATLINANSKTKDLSSLVKMADIVISCVGRQNLIKSEDIKEDAVVIGVGFTYVNGKQILDFDVDEIVDLGKAKFVSNRINCTGKATINSLIDNVIELYKMNFDIK is encoded by the coding sequence ATGACAACAATAATAGATGGAATAACAATGTGTGAAGAAAAAATAAAGACATATCAAAATGAAACTAAAAATATAGAGATAGAAATAGGAAAAAGACCTAAATTTATAATAATAAATGCATCAAATGATGAAGGAAATGCAAGATATATAAAAGGTAAAATAAAAGAAGGAGAGAAAGCTGGACTAAGAGTAGAAGTTGTAAAATTTGAAGAAGATTGCAATAATGAAGATGTATTAAATATAATAAATAGATGTAATGAAGAAAAAATACCAGTTATACTTCAATTGCCAACATTTAAACACTTAGATACTAAAAAACTTATGGAATCAATAAACTATAATGTAGATGCAGATGGTTTTGCTAGAGAATGGATAGGGGAGATAAACTTAGGAAATGATAAGAAATTAGCTCCGGCAACACCTAAAGGCGTAATTTCATTATTAGAACAATATAATGTGGATATAGAAGGAAAAATAGCTTTAGTTATAGGGAAATCAAATCATGTAGGAAAGCCATTATGTACTATGTTAATGAATAGAGGTGCAACTCTTATAAATGCAAATAGCAAAACTAAAGATTTGTCTAGCTTAGTAAAAATGGCTGATATAGTAATTTCATGTGTAGGACGTCAAAATCTTATAAAATCGGAAGATATAAAAGAGGATGCAGTTGTAATAGGAGTAGGATTTACTTATGTAAATGGTAAACAGATTCTGGATTTTGATGTTGATGAAATAGTAGATTTAGGTAAAGCTAAATTTGTTTCAAATAGAATAAATTGTACAGGAAAAGCGACGATAAATTCATTGATAGACAATGTTATAGAGTTATATAAAATGAATTTTGATATAAAGTAA
- a CDS encoding deoxycytidylate deaminase, translated as MKRTDYISWDDYFMGISLLSGMRSKDPSTQVGACIVDKDNRIVSIGYNGFLNGCSDEDFPWSREGEFLETKYPYVVHAEQNAILNARGKSLEGCRIYVNLFPCHDCARNIIQSGIKTVCYLEDKYADTDSIKASKYMFEKAKVKLIQLTPQVDKIEINFTKK; from the coding sequence ATGAAAAGGACTGATTACATATCTTGGGATGATTATTTTATGGGTATTTCGCTGTTATCAGGAATGAGAAGTAAGGATCCATCCACTCAGGTTGGAGCGTGTATAGTTGATAAAGATAATAGAATAGTATCTATTGGATACAATGGATTTTTAAATGGTTGTAGTGATGAAGATTTTCCTTGGTCAAGAGAAGGCGAATTTTTAGAAACTAAATATCCATATGTAGTACATGCTGAACAAAATGCAATATTAAATGCCAGAGGAAAGTCTTTAGAGGGTTGTAGAATTTATGTGAATTTATTCCCTTGCCATGATTGTGCAAGAAATATTATTCAATCTGGAATAAAGACAGTATGCTATTTAGAAGATAAATATGCAGATACAGATTCTATAAAAGCATCTAAATACATGTTTGAAAAGGCAAAAGTTAAATTAATACAATTAACACCTCAAGTTGATAAAATAGAAATAAACTTTACTAAAAAATAG